A stretch of Schistocerca cancellata isolate TAMUIC-IGC-003103 chromosome 3, iqSchCanc2.1, whole genome shotgun sequence DNA encodes these proteins:
- the LOC126176745 gene encoding allatotropins-like: protein MRCAAAALCLLVALAALCAAAAAAPAAHYGRGSRPRTIRGFKNVALSTARGFGKRDGNQLEAALADRDTTLPDSFPVEWFAAEMQNNPELARMIVSKFVDANQDGELTAEELLRPTY from the exons ATGCGCTGCGCCGCCGCCGCCCTGTGCCTGCTGGTCGCCCTCGCCGCCCtctgcgccgccgccgctgccgcccccgcggCTCACTACGGCCGCGGCTCCCGCCCCCGCACGATACGGGGCTTCAAGAACGTGGCACTCTCCACCGCGCGGGGCTTCGGCAAGCGAGACGGCAACCAGCTGGAGGCAGCGCTCGCCGACCGCGACACCACCCTCCCGGACAG CTTCCCTGTGGAATGGTTCGCCGCCGAGATGCAGAACAACCCGGAACTGGCTCGCATGATCGTCAGCAAGTTCGTCGACGCTAACCAGGATGGAGAACTGACGGCGGAGGAACTCCTCAGGCCCACTTACTGA